The following are encoded together in the Puniceicoccus vermicola genome:
- a CDS encoding AI-2E family transporter: MSEEDGKTGFWISPMQRKLITTALAGISIFVIGALIFEVFLLLSSFVQTFSGVLWPLAVAGIIAMLLQPIVGFLVKKTSLSRVWAIVVLYVLVVLATGAVLALVVPVLVEQTISFIKALPSIVDRLQEAINHRFPQIMDYLDSTLGATKVEEIQSQIESQISSLPEKLVPMATKVGSYASSFLGILTGLAIIPVYIFFFLKARGDKTGDIKKQLSWMKPEIRDDLIFLGSQFAHSMEAFFRGQIIIGLIMGVLLGIGFSIAGINFGFPLGLLIGLLNIIPYFGTMIGLATVLPIAWLQPEGGPILAAIGLGIFIAVQMLEGYFLTPRIMGDKTGLHPLTIIIAIFFWGIALGGILGMILAIPLTAFFVVAWRLLREKYLERWLGADDADAGDPVDREAIGQ; this comes from the coding sequence ATGTCCGAGGAAGATGGAAAAACGGGATTTTGGATCAGCCCGATGCAACGAAAGTTGATCACTACGGCCCTAGCGGGAATCTCCATTTTCGTCATTGGGGCGCTGATCTTCGAAGTCTTTCTGCTGCTCAGCTCCTTCGTGCAAACTTTTTCAGGGGTGCTCTGGCCTTTGGCGGTGGCCGGGATCATTGCCATGCTTCTGCAACCGATCGTCGGTTTTCTGGTCAAAAAGACTTCGCTTTCCCGGGTTTGGGCGATCGTGGTACTATACGTTCTCGTGGTCCTGGCGACCGGGGCGGTTCTGGCCCTGGTGGTGCCGGTCCTGGTGGAGCAAACGATCAGCTTTATCAAGGCACTGCCTTCCATCGTCGACCGGCTCCAAGAGGCGATCAACCACCGCTTCCCCCAGATCATGGACTACCTCGACTCGACTTTGGGCGCGACCAAGGTGGAAGAGATCCAATCGCAAATCGAATCGCAGATCTCGTCTCTCCCCGAAAAGCTGGTGCCGATGGCGACGAAGGTCGGGTCCTACGCTTCTTCTTTCCTGGGGATCCTGACCGGGCTGGCGATCATTCCGGTCTATATCTTTTTCTTCCTGAAAGCCCGCGGCGACAAGACGGGGGATATCAAGAAGCAGCTTTCTTGGATGAAACCAGAAATCCGGGATGACCTGATTTTTCTCGGCAGCCAATTCGCCCACAGCATGGAAGCGTTCTTCCGCGGACAGATCATCATCGGGCTGATCATGGGAGTGCTCCTCGGGATCGGTTTTTCGATCGCTGGGATCAACTTCGGGTTTCCGCTCGGTCTCTTGATCGGGCTCCTCAACATCATCCCCTACTTCGGGACAATGATCGGGCTGGCCACGGTGCTTCCGATCGCCTGGCTCCAACCCGAGGGCGGACCGATCCTCGCCGCGATCGGTCTCGGGATCTTCATCGCCGTGCAAATGCTCGAAGGCTATTTCCTCACCCCGCGGATCATGGGCGATAAAACCGGTCTCCACCCGCTCACCATCATCATTGCCATTTTCTTCTGGGGGATCGCCTTGGGCGGTATTCTGGGAATGATCCTGGCCATCCCCCTCACCGCTTTCTTTGTCGTCGCCTGGCGCCTTCTGCGGGAAAAATATCTGGAACGCTGGCTGGGTGCCGATGATGCCGATGCGGGAGATCCGGTGGACCGTGAGGCGATTGGGCAGTGA